AGTCAATTCTCTTTCCTTACAGCTCTGCTTCATCCAGTACAgcacaaaacaaccaaccaaccaaacaaacaaacaacccgataacaaaaccaaccaaacaacaaaacaaaacacctgaacttaggtttattttaaattctgtgtctatgtgtggggtGTGAATGTGGGTGCATACACATGATTgcagatgcctgtggaggccaagggGAAATTCAGATTCCCTGGATGTGGAGTTATAgttttatagttatagttatagttatagttatagttatagttatagtagTTATAGTTGTTATAGTTATGTGGCGAAAAGGattcaggtcttctggaaaagcagtacTCTGTCTTATCAGCATAGTATTTTTAacacttgtatttttattttttacttttcctttctctacTTCTTTTCCCTCTTGCCTTTGGCACTTTCTCCCTTTTAAAAATGTGCTCATTTTAGAGTCTTAATCATATGTAGTTCCTGACTTACACAAATTCCtttttatatattgtttattAATATATGAACACATGCAATAAAGTGAAGCCACTGTCATATTGAAGGGGCAATGAGCAAGCAATCTACAGGTATTTTTCCATCTTAGAAATAGGAGGTGCTTGCAAGCAGGAATTCTGAATTGTCACCAGTCCTCTGCACCCAGAGTTGAACATTTACCTTACATAAAAGATTCTGAAAGAACCTTTGTCCTCAGGCTCAAGAACCAGCAGATACCACAGAGGCCATGTATAACCTAAGCTGTTACAACCCAGCATCCTTCACTCTTGTTGGCATACCTGGTTTGGAAAAGTTCCACATCTGGATTGGGATTCCCTTTTGTGTCATCTATGTTGTGGCTATTGTAGGCAACTGCATTCTCCTCTACCTGATTGCAGTGGAGCAGAGCCTTCACGAGCCCATGTTTATATTCCTGTCCATGCTGGCCAGCACAGACCTCATCTTGTCCACTGCCACAGTGCCCAAACTGCTCAGTAACCTTTGGTTTGGGTCCCAAGAAATAACCTTCTCTGGTTGTCTCACTCAGATGTTTTTCCTCCACTTCAGCTTTGTGGTGGACTCTGCTATCCTGTTAGCCATGGCTTTTGATCGCTATGTGGCTATCTGTTTGCCCTTGAGGTATAGCACCATCCTGACTCCGCAGGTGATTGTCAAGATTATGGTGAGCATCATTGTGAGGAGCTTCTCAGTCATCCTGCCAGATGTTTTCCTGCTGAGGCGGTTGCCATTTTGCAAGACCCGTGTCATTCCTCACACATACTGTGAGCATATAGGTGTTGCAAGGCTTTCCTCTGCAGACATCTCTATCAACATCTGGTATGGGTTTTCTGTTCCGCTCATGACTGTAATCTCAGATGTCATCCTGATTGCAGTATCCTACATCTTCATCCTCCGGGCAGTTTTTCTACTCTCTTCCCAGGGTGCCCGCCAAAAGGCCTTGAGCACATGTGGTTCCCATATCTGTGTCATTCTCATGTTCTACACACCTGCCTTCTTCTCCATCCTCGCTCATCGCTTTGGGCACAGTGTTCCTCGTAATGTTCTCATCTTATTTGCCAACTTCTATGTGGCCATCCCTCCTGCTCTAAATCCAGTTGTTTATGGAGTGAAGACCAAGCA
This Mus musculus strain C57BL/6J chromosome 7, GRCm38.p6 C57BL/6J DNA region includes the following protein-coding sequences:
- the Olfr651 gene encoding olfactory receptor 651, with translation MYNLSCYNPASFTLVGIPGLEKFHIWIGIPFCVIYVVAIVGNCILLYLIAVEQSLHEPMFIFLSMLASTDLILSTATVPKLLSNLWFGSQEITFSGCLTQMFFLHFSFVVDSAILLAMAFDRYVAICLPLRYSTILTPQVIVKIMVSIIVRSFSVILPDVFLLRRLPFCKTRVIPHTYCEHIGVARLSSADISINIWYGFSVPLMTVISDVILIAVSYIFILRAVFLLSSQGARQKALSTCGSHICVILMFYTPAFFSILAHRFGHSVPRNVLILFANFYVAIPPALNPVVYGVKTKQIQDKFLLFFSLRKTQ